The sequence TTCGTCTAAAATGCAGGTAGGGCTGTGGGAGGGTAATCGGCGTGCCAACCTGGCGCAAAAACAGCATCCGGTTTCTGCCCGTCGTGGGGGTAGCGGTATTGCTGGCGGGGGGAATTTGGTGGTGGGGGTTCCGTCCCCGCTCCCAGAAACAGCCCCAGGTACGCACGGCAACGGTGACCCGTGAAACCTTGCCGGTGACGATTCAGGTGAATGGGGAGGTGCGCCCGGAACGGACGATTAATATTAGTCCCAAAACTGCGGGTATTGTGCGGGAATTGCGGGTCAGGGAAGGGGACCGGGTGGAACAGGGGCAGATTTTAGCCAGGATGGACGATGCCAATGTGCGGGGGCAGTTGACCCAAGCCCAGGGGCAGGTGGCGGCGGCGCAGGCGAATCTCCAGCGGTTGCAGGCAGGGAATCGTCCCCAGGAAATTGCCCAAGCCCAGGCGCAGGTGCAGGAGGTGCAGGCGGCTCTCAACCAAGCGGAATTGAATCTCAAACGCAACCAAACCCTATTCGCCCAGGGAGCGATTTCCCAGCAGAATTTAGAATTATCTTTGACAGAACGGGATCAAGCCTTAGCCCGGTTACAGCAAGCCAAACAAGTTTTGGATTTACAAAAAAGCGGTTTTCGCCCGGAAGAAATTGCCCAAGCCCAGGGGCAACTCCAGCAGGCACAAGGCGCATTACAGGTGATTCAATCCCAGTTGAACGATACGATTTTGCGGGCACCTTTTGCGGGGGTGGTGACCCGGATTTATGCGGAACCGGGGGCATTTGTCACACCGACCACTTCCGGCAGTACGGTATCCTCGGCGACCTCTTCTTCGGTGTTGGCGTTGGCGGCTATGAACCAGGTGGTGGCGAAGGTGCCGGAAAGTAGCCTACCCCAGTTGCGGTTGGGGCAAACCGCCAAAATCCTTGCCGATGCCTACCCGGAGGAACCCTTTACCGGCAAAGTCATCCAGATTGCCGTGCAGTCGGTGGTGGAGCAAAATGTCAATAGTTTTGAAGTACGTTTGGCGGTGGAGGATGCCCAACAGCGGTTGCGGGCAGGGATGAATACGGCGGTGACCTTTCAGGTGGGGGTGCTACCCAATGCTTTGGTGGTGCCGACGGTAGCGATTGTCCGTCAGGAGCGGCGGGCGGGGGTTTTGCTGGCGGAGAACCCACCCCGGTTTCAACCTATTCGCACCGGTGCCAGTGTGCGGGATAAAACGGTGGTGCTAGAAGGCTTAAAAGAGGGGGATAAGGTACTGCTGAGTTTTCCCCGGGGAGAACGCCCCCGTACCCAACTTCCCTCGCTGATCCCCGGTCTAGGACCAAGGCGATGAGGGGGCAAAAACGCCAACGGCCCCCAGGGGTAGGTAGTGCCGAAATTTTGGCGATGGCTTGGTCTGCCCTGCAGGCGTACCGATTGCGGACGGTGCTGACCATGCTGGGGGTGGTGATTGGCATTGCGTCGGTAATCCTGGTCACGGCGGTGGGGCAGGGGGTACAGGCGGCTACCGAGCGGCAAATTCAAAACCTGGGAACGAATCTTCTGCAAATCCAAGCCGGTCCGCCCCAGGTGCGGGGGATCAGCCAAGGGGCGGGCAATGCCTCAACGTTGACCTTAGAGGATGCGGAGGCGGTGGCGACCCAAGCTCCTTCCGTAACCCGGGTGGCTCCCTATCTGACCCGGCGACGGCAAGTCACCTACGGCACCCAAAATACCCTGACGCCGGTGAATGGGGTGGATGACAATTTTTGGTCGGTGCGTCAGTTTCAAGTGGCGAGCGGGCGGGTCTTTACCCCGATGGAACTGGACACGGCGCAATCCCTGGTGGTGCTGGGGGCAACGGTGGCACGGGATTTGTTTGGCAATGACTCCCCTCTGGGTCAGCGGGTGCGGATTCAGGGTGCCCTGTACGAGGTGATTGGGGTGATGGCACCAAAAGGCAGTACGGACGGCTTTGACCTGGACGACCAGGTGTTTATCCCCTTGAAAAGTATGGCGGGGCGAATTGTGGGGCAAAATGCGCTACAGGGCGTGGCTTTGAGCGGGTTTTGGGTGCAGGTGCCCAGTGCGGAGGAAATGGAGGCGGCGCAGTTTCAAATTACCAATCTGCTGCGCATTCGTCACAACATTTATCCCCCCCAACCGGACGATTTTCGTATCAATAATCAAGGGGATATTATCAGTGCATTTACGGCGATTACGGGTTTGTTGACGGTGATGGTGGGAGCCATTGCCGCCGTTTCCTTGGTGGTGGGGGGCATCGGTATTGCCAATATCATGCTGGTTTCGGTGGTGGAACGCACTAGGGAAATTGGTATCCGCAAAGCGGTGGGGGCAACTGGGGCGGCGATTTTGCAACAATTTTTAACCGAAGCGGTGCTGGTGTCCCTGGCGGGGGGCGCAATTGGTCTGGCGCTGGGGGTGGGCTTGGCTTGGGGGGCGGCGCAAATGCTCCAAATTCCCCTGGTGTTGGCTCCCTGGGCGATTGGGGCGGCATTGCTGTTGTCCGCTGGCGTGGGTTTGGTGGCAGGGGTGGCACCAGCGCAACACGCGGCTCGGCTTGACCCGATTGTGGCTTTGCGGAGCGAGTAGGGTAATCCTGTCGTTACAAAATTCCCTAAAAACCTCGACGGGGCGGTGCCCTGCGACCGCTATAGCTAAGCAGGCAAAGGTTGGCATATAGAGCAGATGACTGAATCTATAAGATCATGAAGATTTTGGGTTGTAGATGTCATGGTTTTTCTAACTCTTTGCTTGATTCTATGCCATTGATGCTCAATCGGATTTAAATCGGGAGAGTATTTCGGTAGATATATAGTCATTTTTAATAAAAATGCAACATTTTATGAGAAGAGGGTGTAAGATAGAAGAGAAGTAGGAATTAAGGAGAAGAATCAGGATGTGTTACAGTCTGGATTTACGGAAAAAGGTGATAAGTTTCATTGAGAACGGGAATAGTATCACGAAAGCGGCGCGAATCTTCGGCATCAACCGAGCAACCGTGTACCGGTGGCTAGACAGACCCAATCTGGAGCGCACGAGAGTAGTGAGAAGGAAGAGGAAAATCGATATTGCCAGACTGAATCAAGATGTGGAGAAATACCCCGATAAGACTCTTCAGCAAAGAGCACAAGAGTTTGGGGTAGTGCCAAGCTCAATATATTATCAATTGAAGCGGCTAAATATCACGAGAAAAAAAACAGTTTCGCTATCGAGAAAGAAATCATTCCGATAGAATATTACACTACCGGACATTGAGAGAATTAATCAAGAAGTATGGGATAGAAAGTCTGCTATTTATTGATGAGACGGGCTTTGAGAGGTTCGTCAGTCTGATTTATGGTTGGGCTAAACGGGGAAAAAAGATTTATGGAGAGCGTCAGGGACGGCGGTATAAACGAGAGAATCTCGTAGCGGGTCGGCGCAAACATAGCAAGGATTTAATTGCTCCCATGCTATTTGACGGCAGTTTAGATGCGGTGACTTTTGAGCGATGGTTAGAGGTGCATTTATTACCAGCATTGACGAGACTATCGGTGTTAATTTTGGACAACGCACCGATTCATCGTAAGAAACGCATTCGAGAATTAGTGGAAGCGGCGGGGCATATCGTATTATTTTTGCCAACTTATTCCCCAGACCTCAATGACATTGAGCATGACTTTAGCGCATTAAAAAAATTGAGGATGTACGCTCCCCCTGGTACCACCATTGATGAAGTCATTCGTAATTATTGCGCAAGTTAGTGTCGCATTCTAAACCGAAATGACTATATCAATTCGCACCCAGCGGCTTCCACAACCTTCCTAACCAGTTGGCAACGATGAAAACTTGCATTATCTAAAACAATTTTCTTCCCTGCTCCAATTGTTGGCAACAACATCTCTGTTAACCAGGTAATCAATACTTGCAAATTACAACTACCAATCCAAGTAAATGGTGCAACCAATTTCCCTAAATGATAACCACTCATCATGCTTATTCTCTCTCTCTTTTTGCCAGGTCGTTGACCATATATTCTTTGTCCTTCTAGCCCCCAACCATATTCATAAATATCTCGATTATCCATCCCAGACTGGTCAACATAGACTAAATCTTCATTCTTTTCCTCTTTTATCATCTTGATAAATTGTTGTCGCTCTTCCTCGTTTTGTTCTTCATAAGAGTATGTTTTTTTTTACGGGTAAAGTTGATTTTTTTAAGGGCTTGACCAACGGTTGTATGACTTACACCGAGAATGACTCCCATTTCTTTTTGCGTCAACCCTTGATTTGCTTCTACAAATTGGCGAAATCCCTCCAAATCAGTGATCTTAGCACTATGACCTTTTTGATAGTTCTGTTTCGGGCGATAATCACCACTTTCTGACCACATTTTTAACCATCTTTGTACGGTTCTTCTGCTAATACCAAATAACTCACTAACCTCAACCAGTTTTGCCCCATTTAAGACTGCTTCGACTGCTTTTTGACGCAAATCGTAACTGTATGGTCTTGCCATCGCTTTTCTCCAAAATATCTATTCTATAATAGGACAAACTTACCCTGCTTGACTATAATTTTCAATTTATGAAGGACTCAAACATTACGGTAATAATTGCCCCCAAATGCGCATACCGCCGACATTACCCCCGCTGAATAAATCCACCACTGCTTGATAAAAATGGAGATAACTTTCCACCAAGTCATCCCCGTGTTTTTGGCGGTAATGGGCTTGGTTTTGTTGGAATTGATACCATCTTTGATGTACCCAATTGTGCCAGAGCGGGGTGACATTTTCGTAAGCAAGTACCCCCAAACCCGCCCGGGCTAAATCCTGTTGATAGGATTCCAGAGTGGGCAGATAGGGACAGGCAATTTGTTCTGCTAAAACCCTTTGTTCTACCGGGGTTAAAGATTGTAATTGCACATAGTCTTCGATATAAAAGCGTCCCCCTGGTTTCAGTAGGACAGCGCATTGAGAAAATAAGGTTTTGCGGTCAGGAATATGCAGAAAAACCAATAGGGACAACCAAGCATCAAACGTTCCGGCAATTCCCGCCAAAATATCCCCCTGAATAAAGGTCACCCGCTGGGATAAGCCGGTGCGTTCCGTAAGTTCCACCGCCATCTGCTGTAGTTGGGGTTGCAGTTCCAAGCCCGTGACCCGACAGCCCACCTGTTGCGCCAGATACCGAGCCGTCCCCCCCACCCCCGCCCCAATATCCAAAACCTGGGATTCAGCGGTGATCCCCAGCCGTTCGATGGCTATATCAATCGCCGTCGTGCCGCAGTAATGGTAATGGTCCAAAGACTGCAAATCCGTGAGGGTCAATCGTTCCGGCAAATGCGCCAATTCCCCCCGCAAAAACGGCAGACGATATTCATACATCCGGGTCATGGATTCGTGCATAGCGGGTCGCTCATCACTGGGTTACCGTTGATCCCCAGGGGTTGGGGTCGGGACAATCTTAACGCAAGGCACCAGGAAACCGCCTCATTCGCCTAGCCTTCTAAACCCTGCGCCCGTTGGTACGCTGACTGCACCGCTTGCATGAGGGCACCCCGCACCCCTTGCTGTTCCAAACACAACAGCCCAGCACTGGTGGTACCGGCGGGACTCATCACCCGGTCTTTCAACGTGGCGGGGGGTAAGTCCTGCTGTTGTAATAACTGCGCCGTCCCCAAAACCGTTTGCAGTACCAACTGGGTCGCCAACCCCCGGGGCAAACCCACCAATACGCCCCCATCAATCAGGGCTTCCATCAGCACCGCCATATACCCGGGTCCGGAACCCGCCACCGCCGTCACCCCGTTCAGATAACGCTCCGGCACCTCCACCACCTGCCCCACCGCCGCAAATAATTGCATAGCCCATTGCCGCTGTTGTTCATTCACCTGCGTTCCCCAAGCCAACGCCGTGATCCCCGCCCCCACCTGCACCGGGGTATTGGGCATCGCCCGCACCCACGCCCGCCCGGGAACCGCCGCTTCCAACGTACGCAGAGGCATTCCCGCCAATATCGAAATACACACCGCCTCCGGGGACACCACCTGTAAATCCGGCACCACCTGCGCCCATTGCTGGGGTTTCACCGCCACCAGTACAACTTCCGTCGCTTCTGCCGCCCTTTGATTGTCCCCGCTCACCCCCACCCCGTAGGTTTCTGCCCAAAACTGCCGTCGTTCCATCCGGGGATGGCTCACCAAAATTTCCGCTGGCGTATAAATTTTTTTTGTCAATAAACCCTGAATGAGGGCTACAGCCATCGCCCCCCCGCCAATTACCCCCAAACGATGGGTCACGGTGACCAACTATTGCGCCAGATAGGCGGGCATCGCCTCCGGTGTCCAGATGGGGGGCGTATTGCGCAGGGTGCTGGGAGACTCCAGGGGGACCGCACTGGGTACGGAGCTCCGGGTACTCACCTGCACCCCATTAGGGGTAAAAAGAAAAATGCTTTCCCCCAGCCGCTCCTGGTGCCCGTCAATGGCATAGGTGCCGCCAGCGACAAAATCCACCGCCCGTTGCGCCAAATCCGGCTCCATCAATGTGACATTCAACACCACCGACTTACGCTCCCGCAGAGCCTGGATCGCCTGGGGCATTTCCTCAAAGGAACGGGGTTCCATCACGACCACTTCAAACTGGCTGGGCTGGGCGGTGGGCAAACCAATCACGTTGTTCATGGGATTGTTCATCGGATTACGGGGGGTAGGGGTTTCAGCAGTAGGGGTCGCCATCGGGGTACGTTCCCGCCGCCGGGGCGGTTCCCGATAGTCATGGGAGGTGGGGGGTTGGGGCACAGGGGTCTGGTGCTGACCCGGGTCATAATCATATTCCACCGGTTCACCCAGGCTCACCAAGTCCCGGAGTCGTTTCAATAACTGCATGGGGTATGGGCTCCCGCCACAGGCGTAAAGGGTCTAAGAAACATTTAGCACATCAACTGTAAGGAACATGGTGTGTGTCGAGGAGGGGGCTTGGGGTGAGTCAGTTGGTAGATTCGGTTATTCACCGTATGTTTACCCGCAATCACGGAAGGCGATTGTGTGGGTATTAGCCTACCAATGTACTTCAATAGGATTGCCGATACTTGAACAGTAACCGTTTTTTTAACAAAATTCAATATATGATGGCAAAATTTTCTGGTCTGGAGGGGCATAGATACTATCTGATTCTGGTGATTTAAGTAATCGTACTAATGACAGGTGGCAAATGGCGGATATTTTCCACTTTTTCTTAAGGTGGTTTTGCCTCGGTTGAGGGTGTCTGAGGGCACCAGTGGCGGCTGGTACGGGCGGGAGTCGGGATGTTTGGGTGCCTAGGGTTACACAGATACATAAGGGATGTAGCCGGAGATACACAGTGAGGATGCGGCTGAATACATAAAAATCTAACTATCCCCCAGGTGCTAAACTGCAATGGTTATCTAAGATACAAAATCCGTTTCCTGGGGACGTTCCCCGAACAGGCAACGACCGAGGCGGAGGATGGTGGCACCGGCGGCGAGGGCTTGGGGGTAGTCATCGGACATCCCCATTGAGTATTCCCGCAGGGGGAGGTGGGGTTGGAGTTGGGCACCGAGGGCGGGCAGTTCGCTAAAGACCTGCTGGCGTTCGCTGGCGGTTAATCCCAGGGGCAGGATGGTCATCAGTCCGACAATTTTGACGTGGTGCAATTGGCTCAGGGCAGGAAGGGCGGCAAGTAATTCGGGTACGCTCCAGCCGTATTTTTGGGGGTCGGGGCGGAGTTTGACTTGCAAAAGCAGGTGGGGGGGATGCGGCAGGTCTTGGCTGAGTTGGTCGAGTTTTTGGGCGAGGGGGAGGCTATCGACGCTGTGAATCCAGGGGAATAGGTGCAGGGCGGGGCGGGCTTTGTTGCTTTGCAGGTGACCGATCAGGTGCCAGGTGATGTCGGGTAAATCGGCGAGGGCTTGGGCTTTGGCTTGGGCTTCTTGGACACGGCTTTCCCCAAAATCCCGTAATCCCAGGGCGTAGGCGTGACGGATGACCGGCACTGGCACCTGTTTGGTGACTGCCACCAGCCGGACGTGGGGGGGAATTTGGGTTTGGAGGGCGTGCAGGCGTTGGGAGAGGGTGTCCTCGCTCATGTCACATTTGTTTTTCGACCTGTTGTAGTTTTTGATATTCTTCGGTTTTACCGAGCCGCCGCAGTTCCCGCAGGTGCATTTCTACCAATGTCCGGGCTTGATTGCGGCTGACGGGTTCGATTTCCAGGGATTCAGCTAGATAATGGACGTGGAAAAATAGGCGGTGGGCGTACAGGGTCATATACAATTCACTCCCATCCCCTAGACGGCAAATTCGGTACAACAAACCGAAGTTTGGATGGTTCAAATAGGATTCGACGGTCATGGGGTTGGGCATGAAATGAAAATTGTGTCTGTCAAAAGCGACACAAGAATTATTTATATTACTGTATCGTAAAGTTTGCCCGCATTTAGAACCCTTTGCTGATTTGACCGGTTGATTTATATTAACCTGAACCACGACGGGGATGCGCCCCTAGCATTCCTGACCGCCGCTGGGATGCTGTACCCATAAGTTACCTATAAGTTATAGTGCTAATCAAGTTTTCTAAAGGTTGCCCATGTCCGACCGCCTTGATGGTAACGAAGTCTGTTCCCAGGACACAGCCGTAGCTCCCCTCCAAGCGCCCTGCGCCTACCCGGTGTTTTTCCGTACCTACAGCCGTCGTTTTCAGGGGGTGCGGGAGTCCTGGGAGCAGGTGTGTGAGCGGACGGTGCGGGATTTAGCCGTTTTGGGCAAATTTACCCCGGCGGAGCAGGCTTTGGTGTTGGAGATGCAACAGCAGTTAAAGGCACTGACCTCGGGGCGGTGGTTGTGGGTGGGCGGAACGGATTGGATTCACCAGCCGGAGAATTTTTCGGGAGCCTATAATTGCACCTCCCAGCGGATTCGGGACTGGCGGGGCTTTGGGTTGATGATGGATTTGGCGATGCAGGGGGCGGGCACGGGGGCGGTGCTGGAGCCTCAGTATTTTAGCCAATTGCCCCCAATTACCACCCGTTTGGAGGTGACGGTGCTGGGGCAACCGGGGGACAAACCCGCTGAGGAACGGCAACCATTCACCCAAGTGGAACGCCAGGGGCAGGGGGTGGTGGTGCGGGTGGGGGACTCCCGCCAGGGCTGGGTGCAGGCGTATCAAAGTTTGCTGGAATTGGCGAGTGACCCCCAGGGCGGGGCGGTACT comes from Synechococcus sp. C9 and encodes:
- a CDS encoding efflux RND transporter periplasmic adaptor subunit gives rise to the protein MPTWRKNSIRFLPVVGVAVLLAGGIWWWGFRPRSQKQPQVRTATVTRETLPVTIQVNGEVRPERTINISPKTAGIVRELRVREGDRVEQGQILARMDDANVRGQLTQAQGQVAAAQANLQRLQAGNRPQEIAQAQAQVQEVQAALNQAELNLKRNQTLFAQGAISQQNLELSLTERDQALARLQQAKQVLDLQKSGFRPEEIAQAQGQLQQAQGALQVIQSQLNDTILRAPFAGVVTRIYAEPGAFVTPTTSGSTVSSATSSSVLALAAMNQVVAKVPESSLPQLRLGQTAKILADAYPEEPFTGKVIQIAVQSVVEQNVNSFEVRLAVEDAQQRLRAGMNTAVTFQVGVLPNALVVPTVAIVRQERRAGVLLAENPPRFQPIRTGASVRDKTVVLEGLKEGDKVLLSFPRGERPRTQLPSLIPGLGPRR
- a CDS encoding ABC transporter permease, with translation MRGQKRQRPPGVGSAEILAMAWSALQAYRLRTVLTMLGVVIGIASVILVTAVGQGVQAATERQIQNLGTNLLQIQAGPPQVRGISQGAGNASTLTLEDAEAVATQAPSVTRVAPYLTRRRQVTYGTQNTLTPVNGVDDNFWSVRQFQVASGRVFTPMELDTAQSLVVLGATVARDLFGNDSPLGQRVRIQGALYEVIGVMAPKGSTDGFDLDDQVFIPLKSMAGRIVGQNALQGVALSGFWVQVPSAEEMEAAQFQITNLLRIRHNIYPPQPDDFRINNQGDIISAFTAITGLLTVMVGAIAAVSLVVGGIGIANIMLVSVVERTREIGIRKAVGATGAAILQQFLTEAVLVSLAGGAIGLALGVGLAWGAAQMLQIPLVLAPWAIGAALLLSAGVGLVAGVAPAQHAARLDPIVALRSE
- a CDS encoding transposase — translated: MIKEEKNEDLVYVDQSGMDNRDIYEYGWGLEGQRIYGQRPGKKRERISMMSGYHLGKLVAPFTWIGSCNLQVLITWLTEMLLPTIGAGKKIVLDNASFHRCQLVRKVVEAAGCELI
- a CDS encoding IS630 transposase-related protein, which produces MARPYSYDLRQKAVEAVLNGAKLVEVSELFGISRRTVQRWLKMWSESGDYRPKQNYQKGHSAKITDLEGFRQFVEANQGLTQKEMGVILGVSHTTVGQALKKINFTRKKKHTLMKNKTRKSDNNLSR
- a CDS encoding class I SAM-dependent methyltransferase, giving the protein MHESMTRMYEYRLPFLRGELAHLPERLTLTDLQSLDHYHYCGTTAIDIAIERLGITAESQVLDIGAGVGGTARYLAQQVGCRVTGLELQPQLQQMAVELTERTGLSQRVTFIQGDILAGIAGTFDAWLSLLVFLHIPDRKTLFSQCAVLLKPGGRFYIEDYVQLQSLTPVEQRVLAEQIACPYLPTLESYQQDLARAGLGVLAYENVTPLWHNWVHQRWYQFQQNQAHYRQKHGDDLVESYLHFYQAVVDLFSGGNVGGMRIWGQLLP
- the proC gene encoding pyrroline-5-carboxylate reductase codes for the protein MTHRLGVIGGGAMAVALIQGLLTKKIYTPAEILVSHPRMERRQFWAETYGVGVSGDNQRAAEATEVVLVAVKPQQWAQVVPDLQVVSPEAVCISILAGMPLRTLEAAVPGRAWVRAMPNTPVQVGAGITALAWGTQVNEQQRQWAMQLFAAVGQVVEVPERYLNGVTAVAGSGPGYMAVLMEALIDGGVLVGLPRGLATQLVLQTVLGTAQLLQQQDLPPATLKDRVMSPAGTTSAGLLCLEQQGVRGALMQAVQSAYQRAQGLEG
- a CDS encoding cell division protein SepF, translating into MQLLKRLRDLVSLGEPVEYDYDPGQHQTPVPQPPTSHDYREPPRRRERTPMATPTAETPTPRNPMNNPMNNVIGLPTAQPSQFEVVVMEPRSFEEMPQAIQALRERKSVVLNVTLMEPDLAQRAVDFVAGGTYAIDGHQERLGESIFLFTPNGVQVSTRSSVPSAVPLESPSTLRNTPPIWTPEAMPAYLAQ
- a CDS encoding YggS family pyridoxal phosphate-dependent enzyme; the encoded protein is MSEDTLSQRLHALQTQIPPHVRLVAVTKQVPVPVIRHAYALGLRDFGESRVQEAQAKAQALADLPDITWHLIGHLQSNKARPALHLFPWIHSVDSLPLAQKLDQLSQDLPHPPHLLLQVKLRPDPQKYGWSVPELLAALPALSQLHHVKIVGLMTILPLGLTASERQQVFSELPALGAQLQPHLPLREYSMGMSDDYPQALAAGATILRLGRCLFGERPQETDFVS
- a CDS encoding PipX family protein, whose protein sequence is MTVESYLNHPNFGLLYRICRLGDGSELYMTLYAHRLFFHVHYLAESLEIEPVSRNQARTLVEMHLRELRRLGKTEEYQKLQQVEKQM